The nucleotide window TGAAGCAATGTCTTGTCTCAATGCCCAGCACTTACAGGAATAGGACAAGTCTATGCCTATAGAGATCTTATAGCCCAAAAGGGAATCAGAAGTGTATCCACTTGCACATAAGGCAGGAGTAAGAAGCACAAACCAAATGGAAGTGAGGGCTGCAGGGGGACAGAGGAGTGGCGTTTCCTCCTGGAGCGAGGGCGGGGGCTTTCCTATGGGACTGGTGTGCTGGTGATTCTGGACCCCTGGGGTGCATGTTTGAGGGGAGATGTGGGGCAGGACAGGGTGCCTTGGGCTGGGAAGCAGGAAGGACAGCAGacagaggggctggggaaggTCAGGCCCCCAAGGAACAGGGGGTCACACCCCTGGGAGCACAGAGCACCCCACCACGATTCCCCGATGGTTCAcgtggggagctcagagagcatcCTCAGGGATTTCAGAATTCACCTGGGATCAGACACCACACAACAACCTCAATGACCAGTGGGCAAGATTCTTTAACTTTGAACAAAATTTattctggtttaaattttagacGCTCTGTTGAAGAGTGCTGTTTCTGTCTCCGCATCGGTCCCAGCTGCATCTTCGCCTTCTTTTACCTGCAGCATTTTACTGGGAACCCGAAGCAGGTGCCAATCTGTCTCATGCTTCCAGGGCACCAGAACGCCAAACAGAAGCCTCTATTCCTACGGCAGCTTGAAGGATTACTTATTCCTTGAGTAAATCCTAAAAAGACAAGGAAGAGGGAAAAATGTGTCAGCAGGAAAGCGGCATCTCAAGAAGGCCAGCTGTGTCCCCTCTGAGCGAGGCACTGGGGCTTTCTGTGCTGAGAGGCGGACATGGCCTCGTGACAACAAGATGTGAGTCCAGGACCCCGTGGACCAGCTTCCAGACAGACACTGGCCCTGCCCAGGCTCTGGTGGACCCTCACATTTCCAGAACCAGAGGCTGAGGGACTGGGGTGTGAGGACCCTGGTTGTGTGCGGGGTCAGCTCCACCATGAGGGCAAAGACCGGGAAGCTCTGCTACATCCACCTTCCCACCAGGAGTCAGAAGCAGCCCATGGGTTCTATTttcactgcttagttttccaactCATGGAGTCAGTCAAGTAGTGCAGCTGAGATAGGAGGAAAAGATGCAGCTGAAAGTGTAAGAACTGTTGAAAGAGAACTTACTCTCAAAGCAACTTACAGCTGACAGTGACAATGGTTCAGAAAAAAGTTTTGTATCCTGGTCTCTACTGACTCAGAACACTCTCAGCACTGGTGCGAGTCAGcacctctcctccttcctttgtGGTTTCCTCCTGACCAGCGGCCTTCCCGTCCTTTCACATGCCTGACCAGGGGCCTTCCCGTCTTCCTCACAGGCCTTTTTCCTCTTGACCACAAGGCACCTTTGGTCCCTCTCTAGTTCCCcgtccagggatagaacccgggccaCATTCCTTACACCCCTGTCCTCTCTCCCTGCCACTGTGCTAAGAGTTGGGTTACAGTCATAAACAACACTGATCAGACAAGGCCTTTTCAACTTGATTTTGACATCTAATCAGTTGTCTCAGGTCTCagtctccacatcctctccctccctacctccctcccttcctccttcctacaTATTTTCATCCCATTTCCGGAAATATCAAGGGTAAGATGAAAATCAGACAGCCTATCCTGCACACTGCTTTGGATGTGCTGCCTCCCAGCTGTGGAGCGAGGGTCGCATCATCAGCGACATGTCCTGGAGGACCTTCCTGCTGAGGAGACTCAGCACGGAGCATCCCAACGGGAGCTCCCAAAGCCCAGGCatggcctgactctcctctggACTTGTCTGGTGACCCAGAGCCACCACCCTACAAATAGAAAGATTTATAAAGCGACATTCTGTGCTTCTGTCATGGGACAAAATCAAATTTCTtgcttttatgaaaaagaaaaaaaaggagagtcaCTTAACAGAGGCAACTTCTGTTTCCTCCTCATGAAACCAATGAGGAGACAGGCTCAGAAGCTTGACTCGCTAGAGTGGCTTAGAAACAACCTGGAATTTTGCAGGGCGGTTCTCAGCCCCCTCTCGCTACTGAGGACTCAGCGCTGGCTTCTCAGAAGCACCAAATATGGTGGGTTTAGTCTGACCACGTGTAGATGGGGGTAGCAGGACAGAAGGAGGTAGAAACTGGAGAGAGAGCCCACGGCTCCCCCCGGGGCTCCCACGAGCTCACCTGACACAGACAGGACCACGAAGAGGAGCACGAGGAGCAGGTGATGGAGCCTCATGCTGGCGTCCTGAGCTCTGTGGCTGATGCTAGAGAAGAGGCTGCTCTTGCCGCTTTAAAAAAGTCTCAGGTTCTGGGAGGAATTCTGCACTGGCTGTGGATTTGGTTATTAGGAACTGGTTAACTGAACCTCTTCGCTGTGTGTCATGGGAGTGGCCTTTATAGCACAAAGCAGGGGCAGTCACTTGTATGCTAATGAAGCTGTGGAAACCCCAGGAAAAGCTTTCCTGCTGCCCTTTAACCACAAACTTCTCCTTGGCAGTCAGTTCAGCTGATGGGCAGGGGTGTGGCAAGGGGCACAGACTTGCCTGTTTCCCCAGGCAGGGGCACAAACTTCTTGCTGAACCTTCACTTAcccactccccagccccaccctcacaGTTCCAGGGCTTTGAAACTGCCCACTGTTTTCctgtgcagaaggaaatggcaccccactccagtactcttgcctggaaaattccatggatggaggatcctggtgggctacacttcatggggctgcagagattCAGACATGAAAGGTAGACTTCgctttctttatttctatacTTCCTTTTGgccttgaagaagcacaagctggaatcaagattgcaggggaaaatatcaataacctcaaatatgcagatgacaccacccttagggcagaaagttaagaggaactaaaaagcctcttgatgaaagtgaacgaggagagtgaaaaagttggcttaaagctcaacattcagaaaacgaagatcatggcatccagtcccatcacttcatggaagatagatggggaaacagtggaaactgtcagactttattttttgggactccaaaatcacagcagatggtgattgcacctgtgaaattaaaagatgcctattccttgaaaggaaagttataaccaacctagatagcatttaaaaagcagagatattactttgcaaaaaaatgtcaaggctatggttttcccgtcatgtatggatgtgagagttggactgtgaagaaagctgagtgccgaagaattgatgcttttgaactgtggtgttggagaagactcttgagagtcccttggactgcaaggacatccaaccagtccatcctaaaggagatcacccctgggtgttctttggaaggactgatactgaggctgaaactccaatcctttggccatgtcatgcgaagagttgactcattggaaaagaccctgatgttgggagggattgggggcaggaagagaaggggacgacagaggatgagatggctggatggcatcaccaactcgatggacatgagtttcagtgaactctgggagctggtgatggacagggaggcctggcatgctgcaattcatgggttcgcaaagagttggacactactgagcgactcaactgaactgaactgatagttccttttggagaaagaaatggcaacccactccagtgttcttgcctggtgagtcccatggactgaggagcctggtgggctgcagtctacggggttgcagagagtcggacacgactaagcaactaacacatacacagttTCCATGTAAGGCTGTTTCAGGCCCAAATAGGGACTAACTCGTTCAGAGGCAGTTTCACTCCCTGGGCAAGACTTGCTGACTCCCAGCATCCACAGAGACAGCCATGTTCTTTCTGGCCCCTGTGGCACTGAGGGAAGAGACCCAGTGGTCCCGACCTGCTCCCCACACCAGCTAGCCTGTTAAGGGATGGCAGCAACAATCGCTGCCGAAATCTTGGTTTTCTTTGCCCAAGAGCTGAATAAAAATTGTGGAGACAGAGTCTGGAGGAAACATAAAGATGGCTTTAATGATTAAGCTGGCAGAAGGGAGAACTCGATAGGTTCTTGCCTCAAGGAGCCTGTCTCCCCTCCATCGGCAATCCAGGGGATCATACAGTCGGGGCTCATAGTCAGGGCTTGGAGATATGGGACAAAAGGTGTAGGGGTCCTGAATTCTCTCTTTTGCACTGTTGGGAAACAGTCAATAGGCCAGTGTCAGGTAGCTAGGTATTTGAGTCTGGCGTTGGTCCTGGTGCTTGGGTCCATTGTCCTTTGGGGATTTCATGGTGACTTTCTTCCTGTAATACAAAAGGGGGAAAGCAATCCACTAGGGGTGGCTTCCAAAGAGAGTGCACCATAAAGTTAAGCATCAACATGAGGTTAAAATAGAGCAAAGAGAGGTACCAAACTACAAGGGGAGGTTTATGATGCCATAAAGTTAAGTATCAGGACGTGGCTAGAATAAGTTAAAGGATAATAGATGCAGAATGTGGCTCCTGCAGAAATGGAGGGCCATAGGTGTCAGGTGTAGTTCGCATAATAGGTTAGTCCTCTGCAAAGAAAAAACCTGGTTATCAATACAGACTGTAGGTTAGGAACAGTTCAAGTGGAGAAAgacacaaaagggaaaaaagaaagaaagagggggaaaaaaaacttttcttaatTCTCTGCAACACAATCACACAGCAGTCTCATGAAATCTCAGTGGGACACGTGATGGGTAGATGGGTGCTCTGTTTCCCTTCATCAGAGACAGAGTGGGAGGATGACGCTGCCACTGAACGCATCTCCCCAGCCTAGTATCACAAAGCAGGCCCAGCAGTGGGGACCCCTTCACTAGGTTGAGGGGGACCTCCATCACTAAGTAACATCCCTCACTTAGTAACATCCGTCCATCTCAGTGTTGGAGAGACACTGACCTGGCTTTTCAGAAATGCTAAATCTCAGGATGGAATTTGCCATACAGCTCTGAGTAGAACTCCAAGCCCTTTAGAAAtgtgggaacccaggaggaccaCATCCTGAAGGAGCCCCCGGAGCGTCAATCCTGTTCAGGTCCCCTGCTGTGGCTCAGAGTCTTGCATCTGAGGCTCGGCAAAGCCATGGAGGCTGCCTGGAGCAGACAGTCCCTGGCTGGCACCCAGGGATAGCATTTTTCTGATGGAAAATAAGTTGTCTTGATCATAATTTCTTCTGGTTTAGCTCTAAATGATATTTGAGAGAGGTAGATatcatctacatatatatatatatatatatatatataaaattatctatacataagatatatatatatctgtttttttaTGGACCTTGCAGGCAAAATCTATACTACAGGGTCAATTTATAAACATGCTATAGTACTATACTGGAGAAAGAAGTGAGACTGAATTGTTGTCTACTGTGTCTCTTCATTGAAAATGATGTTTTTCAGGGaattctgcttaatgttatgtgacAGCTTGGATGGGAAGGAAGTTTCGGGcaggatggatacatgtatttgcatggctgagtctctttgctgtccacctgaaactatcacaacattattaatcagctatactccaaagttttttaaaaagtaatttttaaaaatgctgttttatGAGACTTCCTTGAAGAGTGGGTAAGAGTGGTAAGagtgggtaagactctgtactcccaagcATAGCACATCAGgtaagtagatcccacatgccacaactatgacctcagttcagttcagttcagtcattcagtggtgtctgactctgtgtgaccccatgaactgcagcatgccaggcgtccctctccatcaccaactcttggagttcactcaaactcacatccaacgagtccatgaatccatccagccatctcatcctctgttgtccccttctcctcctgcccccaaaccttcccagcatcagggtcttttccaatgagtcaacacttcacatgaggtggccaaagtactggactttcagctttagcatcattccttccaaagaacacccaggactgatctcctttagaatggactggttggatctccttgcaatccaagggaccccCAGGAggcttgtccaacaccacagttcaaaagcatcaattctttggcactcagctttcttcatagtccaactctcacatccatacatgaccacaggaaaaccatagccttgactagacggacctttgttggcaaagtaatgtctctgcttattatatgctatctaggttggtcacaactttccttccaaggtgtaagcgtcttttaatttcatggctgcaatcaccatctgcagtggtttgggagccccaaaaaataaagtccaacactgtttccactgtttccatttctatttcccacgaagtgatggaactagatccatgatcttagttttctgaatgttgagctttaagccaactttttcactctcctctttgaccttcatcaagaggctttttagttcctcttcactttctgccataagggtggtgtcatctgcatatctgaggttattgatatttctcctggcaatcttgattccagcttgtgcttctttcagcccagcgtttctcatgatgtactctgcatataagttaaatgagcagggtgacaatataccgccttgacgtactccttttcctatttggaaccagtctgttgttccatgttcagttctgactgttgcttcctgatctacatataggtttctcaagaagcatgtcatgtggtctggtattcgcatttctttcagaattttctacaacctagtacagcctaaataaataaacagaacaaaaattgGTGTGTTTTAGTGATCTATGCTTTGCAgcacagcagattttttttttcttttaaggaagctGATGATGCAGTTTTATGTGCAAGACCAGGCATGACTTTTCATGGAAGGGCATTTCCAAAAGGGGACAGGGTGCCATGGTGAGTTTCAAGGGAGTTTCTTGCCATGGTTCCTCACCAGTTGGAAAAAGGCCCTTGTCAGGAATTGCACAATTGCAGTGGCTTGTTTTTCCTTGGCAAGGTCTAAAGATGAGTCCTTTGCAGCTATGTTAATCCTGGAGATAGCACCCAGGGG belongs to Bubalus kerabau isolate K-KA32 ecotype Philippines breed swamp buffalo chromosome 2, PCC_UOA_SB_1v2, whole genome shotgun sequence and includes:
- the LOC129644655 gene encoding lingual antimicrobial peptide-like codes for the protein MRLHHLLLVLLFVVLSVSGFTQGISNPSSCRRNRGFCLAFWCPGSMRQIGTCFGFPVKCCR